The DNA region AAAAGAGTGTTGTTCTTGAATAAGGTACTCTTCTTCTTCTCTGAAACTGGAGAAAGGGGACCCATTTGTAGAGAGTGAGGAAGTAATTCCCAGTAGCTTTAATTTTTTGATTACCAAGCAAGAACACTGGTGGAGTGAGggaaagagggctgggattgaaGGATGGAGCTAAGGGCATGAGAGTTGGAAATGACCAAGAACAGGAAAGAATAGCTACTTGTTTCTGGAAGTAGACTCCATGTCTTGTCTTTTACCCTTGGTTTGCAAAACACCTTGTGCATGATAGTAGTAAatgtttgtaaatttaaaatctgAGATCCCAATCTACCCTACTGAAAGAGGACTCACTGTTCCTGAAGCTTTTCAAAAAGAcaccagaggggctggggatgtggctcaagcggtagcgctcgcctggcatgcatggggcactgggttcgatcctcagcaccacataaaaataaaataaagatgttgtgtccatcaaaaactaaaaaaatatttaaaaattttctctctctctctctcgctcaaaaaaaaaaaaaagacaccagaGGGCGGTATTGCCTACCATGTTGCCTGAACTGATCTTTTCACTTTCCccaccctctttcttttctttttctttctttctttcttcctttctttttgctggggattgaacccagggccttgtgcatgtgagacaagcactctaccaactgagctatatccccagcctgccaCCCACCCATTTTATTTGGGGAAATTGTGTTATATCTTGTATTACTGTGCAACTATGAGCTCATATCCCCTGTTCCTCTCTAGGCACAATCCCTTGGGGGCCGGTGTGTGCCTGTGGTATGCGATTCAAGCCAAGAGAGTGAAGTGAAAAGCCTGTTTGAGCAAGTAGATCGGGAGCAGCATGGGCGTTTGGATGTGCTGGTCAACAATGCCTATGCTGGAGTCCAGGTACCCTTTGAACTTGATCCAGCTCCGCACTCCTTACCTCCCCCTCTGACCACTGAGTCTTCATCCCATTGTCCCTTCTATTACCCAGCCTTTTATACCTTCTTGCATTCAGATCATACAACCAATCACTTTTCCTATGCCTTCTAGACAATCCTGACTACCAATAAAGCATTCTGGGAAGCCCCAGCCTCAATTTGGGATGATATGAACAATGTTGGACTCAGGTATGTGCTACCCATGCCCCATTGCAGTGGCTAGGCTCCCCTCACTCATTTTACCTAAGGGCCCAAGCTTTTTCCCATAtgcccttttcttttccctctggccttccccaatttctttttttcctccctgtatTCCAGTTGCCCTTCTTATCTCTGGAGAAATTCTATACACATGAGTGTGTATCTGAGATTGTAACTTTCACCTTGTTTCTATCCATCATTTTCATCTGAATAAGCCCTTGGCCTCACCCCTGCCTCACTCTCTGCCTATATAAATGTAAGACCCAGAAGGGAGCCTCCTCCTCTCAGTAATGCTCACAGCCTGtagtctatattttaaaaaattattagagagAGGAATTGatcaagaaaatgttaataagaAAGAGGGGGCTCCAGCTATCCTTAGCTTCCACATCTTCACTCTAGATCCACAGGCAAGTGCATTCCCAAATCAGAGTTGGGATGGCAAGGGTGTTATGGGATCACACACATATCTGGCACATAAGTGAAATGAAGTACAGCATTTAGAATTTGTCCAACATAATAGGCAGTTATATCTATGTTAGTTACTGTTGAAACAGTTTTACCCTCTCAGATAATTAAACTATACTTTATAGATTATAAGAGTAACACTTGGTACCTGTGAGAGTAACCAAGAGATTATCTGGAAATCTGTGACTAAAGCCTATAAGAACACACACTGCTTCAATTTTGGTACTCTGGTGGCAATCCCAGGAAGCAAAATTAGAATGCAATTGTGATTTCCACAGTGGAAGAAAGATTGTGAGAACAGTGAGGGATGTCAGTACAGAAGCAAGAAAGcaaaacccaaagaacttaaaattagtcaatgatccttctccctcagccttctgagtcactgaaattataggtgTTCACCACTACTCCAGGCTGAAAATCAgtacaattttatttccttaactgCTATCCTTCCTCCTTTGCCTGAAACAACTACCATTAATAGCCTagtatatatttagatttttttatacaagtgtgtctgtctgtctgtctgtctgtctgtctctctctctctctctctctctctctctctctctctcaactacCATTAATAGCCTGgtatatatttagatttttttatacaaatgtctgtgtctctctctctctctctctctctctctctctctctctctctctctcctttttctaatTGAACACtgggcttcacacatgttagcaaagcactctcccactgaactttctatttttttttcccaaagctagcctcaaatttTTCAATATCCCATTGGAAAGACTTGCAATTAGATAAATTTTATCTAATCCTTTATTTGTTTCAGCagtagaattcttttttaaaaaaatattttcagggctagcacatgcgaggccctgggttcgatcctcagcaccacataaaaaaataaaataaagatattgtgtcctctacaactaaaaaataaaatatttttaaaaattaaaaaaatattttcagttatatatggacacaatacctttatttcatttattcttatgtagttctgggaatcaaatccagtgcctcacatgtgaggcactctaccactaagctacaaccctagccccacagCAGTGAATTCTTGAATCAAAGAAACTGTGTTagatttctgtcactgtgacaaaatgcctgagaatatcaacttagaggaagaaaaatttattttggttcagtttcagaggtttcagtccatagtcagctggctccattgtttctgagcCTGTAATGAGACAACGTATCATGGCGAAAGGATGAGGTGAAataaagctgctcacttcatggcacccaggaagctgagagagaaaggaaggggtcTGGGGAAAGAgacccttcaaggacatgcccccagtgacccacttcttccaactaggccccacTTCCCAAAGTTTCCACCACTATGCCACCTTCTGTAAACTAAGCCTTCAGCATGTGAACCTTTGGGGGACGTGACAAATCCAAACCATGACAAATATGTACTTCTTaaagatttaataaatattataaactgTCTTCCAAAAAGATCCCACCAAAtttttaactagggattgaatcctggggcactttaccagtgagcaacatccccagctctttttaattttttaattttgagacagggtctctctaagttgcttaaggcctcacttagttgctgaggctggccttaaacttacaatcctcctgcctcagtctcctgagttattgggattacaggtatgagctaCTGCACTGGCATTCCAACCAATCTTTAATCTCAAAACAATGAAGTAGAATGATTTGTTCCCTCACATTCTCAGGTATGCTAGACAATATCAAGCTACTCAGGCCAGCTTTGCTACTCTGATAAGCCAAAGTTTTATAAgagctttgctttgttttaatttttgcacaATACTTGGATTAAgggaaacgacaaaatcatagaatttggagggaaatggatggcattagagcagattatgctaagtgaagctagtcaatcgttaaaaaacaaataccaaatgacccctttgatataaggggagtaaacaaggacagggtagggacgaagagcttgagaagatttacattaaacagggatgagaggtgggagggaaagggagtgagaatgatatataagaggaaaggaggggtaagacaagataatacaaatggaagaaatgatttacagtagaaggggtagagagagaaaaggggaggggaagggaggggggatagtagagaataggactgacagcagaatacatcagacactagaaaagcaatatgtcaatcaatggaagggtaactgatgtgatacagcaatctgtatacggggtaaagttgggagttcataacccacttgaatcaaactgtgaaagatgatgtattaagaactgtgtaatgttttgaacgaccaacaataaaaaaaaaaatacttggattaagggccttgtacatgctaggcaagcacactaccactgtactacatctccagcccttttttgttttgagacagggtctccctaaattgcctaggctagcctcaaacttgtaatcttcctgccttactGTTCCAAGTAagtgagattacaggcttgtgacAGTGTGCCTGACCATAAAGGTGATTTTAATTGATATTACTTTATCTATTTTTGAGGTTGACCTTTTATCGCATTGTTTATTGGCTCTTTATACTTCTGTGATTGTCATTTGTGTTATGAAGTTATTCTTTTTCACAATGATTTATAAGAGATCTCTAACAGATACCTTTGGCATATATTGTACTAATATTTCCCCCAATTTATCACTCATTTTTTGCATGCATATCCTTCTCTAGTCTCTCTACATATACAgaaattttatgtgtatgtgtgtgtggtatgtgtgtgtacgCACGTGCATGTCCCCATGAGTGTCCTAACTATTAAGAAGTCATATCTTTGGGTtgtttgggatttttgtttgtttgttttgcaccaaggattgaacccaaggattctctaccactgagctacacccccaggccttttttgttttattttttatttcaagacagggaagttggcctcaaacgtatgatcctcctgcctcagcctcctgagtagctaggttACAAGGCCTGCATCACTGTGTCCAGCTAAATCTGTCAATCTGGTTTTATAATTTCTGTCTTGGTGTGATGCGAAGGAAAGCCTTCCCTACCTCAAGTTTATAATTTCAATCAggttttcttttagtacttttgtgcattcaattttttatatttaaatatttgatccttttgcagtttattttgaaatatagtagAGAATCAGTCCTTTCCAACCCAAGTAAATAGTCGCTTGTCCATCTCTTCTCCATTGATTTGAAATGTTCCCTTTATGCTATGTATGTACTTACACCTGGATCTATTTATtgactgtttttatttcattaacttaCTTCATTAACAGATACCTTTGGCATAACTTGTCTACCTTATGCCAATACTACATTCTTTTGATTATTATGTCATTGTACATTTTAATATGGTGATAGTGCAGGTAGCAAACCCCCTTTACCTACaagatactattattatttttcagaattttcctgGCTGTCcttgcacatttatttttatcattgatctTTATTTTGTCAGTTCTTCCAAAAAGTCTTATTGAGATATAACTCAAATTTACTACATCTGTGAATTAATTTACATAGAACAGATGCTTTATATGTCAGTTCTTTGGATCATTTTATCTGCACTTGTTCTTTtatagttttagaagttttccaTTTAGACCCTAATACATTTCTTAAGTTTCTTTCCCCTgaactattttatattataattgcCATTGTAACATGGCTTTTTGGTCTTCTAAAGATTGCCATTTCTCTTCCCAGAATGTGGCCTCCAGCCCTATGCAGCCTCCCTGGCTGACTGCAGCCACTAGAGGGCACAGGAGGCAGCCAAGGGCTGTAGTGTCAAAGCCAGCATCTGTACCATTCAttcctccttctttcctgctAGAGGCCACTACTTGTGCTCAGTATATGGGGCACGGCTGATGGTACCAGCTGGCCGGGGGCTCATCGTGGTTATCTCCTCCCCTGGAGGTCTGCAGTATATGTTCAACGTCCCCTATGGTGTGGGCAAAGCTGCGGTAAGGACACAGTGGCACAGGGATTAGGGAGAGATAGGACAGTGATGATATTTACAGCTTGGGAGGTATAATACCCAATGGTCAGAATGATAATTCTGGCTGTTCTTCATCTCTCCCTTTGTTCCATGAATGATTCCTTTTGGACTCCCTAGGTCTGCCAGAGTAGATATTGCATGGGGGAAAGTGGGCTTTTGGTAAAGGGCAAGGACCTGGGGCATCCCCATTGGAGACAAGAAGGGCAAGGGAGGAAGGTGACATGATCAGGTGCCTTGACTCTCATTCTACCTTCTATCTCTCCAAAGTGTGACAGATTGGCTGCTGACTGTGCCCATGAGCTGAGGCACCATGGGGTCAGTTACGTATCTCTGTGGCCAGGGTTGGTACAGACAGAACTACTAAAGGATTACATGGCAGAGAAGGGGCGCTCTGAAGATTCTCTCTTTAAGCAGGTTGgtaaagggaggggaagggaaatggAGAATGTAGGAGAATCACCCTCTCCATCCTCAATGACAAGACAATGACAAGTAAATATTCCCATTACCTGAGGCAGGCATAGGACTAAGCACTatacacatattatttcttttgattttgtaaGGAAAATACAATCTCCATATTACATATCGAAAAACTGAAACCCAGAAGAGTTAAGAAACTTGTTCcatggctggggatatatctcagtgggtagagcatgtgcttagcatgtgcaagccctgggttcaatattcagcaccaaaaaagaaaaggaagaaagggaaggaaggaaaaaaacttaTTTCAGATCATACATGTCATAAATGGAAAAACTATCTAGCTCCAAAGCCCATGGACTTGACCCCTGCATTAAACTAGCCTCAGGGCttaggtgtggctcagtggtagtgcacttgtctagcatgtgtgaagcactggatttgatccccacattaaaaaaaaaaaaactaaataaacaaaataaaggtattatttccatctaccacaaaaaaaaaaaaattaaaaaaaactagacaCCCTCAGACCCTTCTACTCAGGAAAGGCAGCATGTTGTAGTGCTGGGTGCAGGGCTTGCCAGAACATGGAGAGAAATGACTCTGGGTCCCTTCTATTACACTGGATCCTGCAAGTCCAGCTTGAGATCTTTGGTCCCTCTTTCTCttaaaacagaagttaaaagGGGGAAAGatttggcaagcactctacctctgagccacacctccagccctcaAGGAGGAAAGATTTGGGCAGTACTCTTGGAAATTAACCCTTTACTTCTCAATCCATTTTTCAGTTCAGACCAAATTTCTCATCGGCAGAAAGTACAGAAATGAGTGGCAAATGTGTGGTGGCTCTGGCAACAGGTGAAGACACTGGAAACACTTGGTAACAAGAAAGGGTGTGGAGGATCTGCAAGGCAGTGGCAGCCAGTGTCTAGTTTTGGTTTGGGAGGCTATTGAGGAATATGcccatcttttttctcttttggaagcTCAAGGGTCAGGATTCCTAGTTCAAGCTTtgcaagcctcagcaactggcTCCTGGAAGGTGTGGCTAAGAGCCTTCCTAGGAACAGAGAGAAACAGTTCTCCAGGCCCCCCACCTGTCTCAGCAATGCCTTGTCCTAGTGGGTACCTTGTCACTCTGCACCACTCCTATGCCTGCTATCTCCAACTGTACATTTGTCCACAGACCCCAATATTCTGAGTCTGAGTGGGAAGGTGCTACCATCCTGTGACCTTGCTCGACGCTATGGCCTTCAAGATGTGGATGGTAAGAGCTGGGCCCAGCAGCCAGACTTGACTGCCATTTCTTTTGTTCCCTGCTCActcctttctcagtctctttAGCCAGGGTTGGGGTGCCTGAGAAGTGGGAAACAAAGATCAAATTCTCCTTTTTTGTCCCCAGGTCGCCCTATCCAAGACTATTTTTCTTTGCACTCTATTCTTTCACATGTCTCCAGACTGAGCTGGCTGGCCTCCTACTTGCCCAGCTTCCTCCGCATGCCCAAGTGGATTATTACCCTCTACACCAGCAAGTTCTAACTCTCCTGTCCTGAAGTCACAGCTCTGCTTCTCTTCCCTTTGGGGCTCAGGTGATTGGGACAGTGGAACAATTGGCCTTTCTTGCATATTGTGCCCTTGATATGAAGAGAAGGCCTCTGCTTGGCATCCATGGTCAATTCTGAGTGCCCCGATAGGTCCTTTTTTATGCCTTTGTTTTCCTTGTCTCTACATTTTACTTTTTGCGTAAATATTGAAAAATGCTCTGGAAGCTAATAAAGATCCCATTTTTCCTCCCATGTGTCTGTGAGTACTAACTCTGTGCTCAGAAAGTGACAAGGACTTGGGAGAATGACTCAAAGATGCACAAATGTGTGAGTTCTCAAAGGGTTAGGATAAGACCCATTTCCTCCAGACCTATTTCTGCTCTTTCCTGCAAGGTCTGTTTCCTGTGCCCCAGCTGGGAGGGAAGCAGGGTCCCTTCTTGACTAGAAGCACCCCTCTCCCACTGCTTTTACTCTCATTCCACTCTCTCCATAGATATCTGTTGCCTTATAGCTGGGATCTAGATGAGGTTCCATTCAGCAAGGGCAGATTTCTGTCTGTGATTTCCTGGAATGAGGAAGAATTTACTGGCAAAACcccaggaaaggaaagaggaatggCTGATGGCAATGATGCACTCTCATTGGAGTTGTATCACTTGAATCAGTTCCTGCAGAACTGATTGCATAAGCCCTTCAGGGTCATCTTACTTACTCGGTTAAACTGCTATCCAGCACAAAAGGCCACAGGAGGCCAAGGGCAGTTCGCCAAGAACCACAGGTATCAACCCTAATGGCACACTGAGGGGGGCACCAGGCACAAAAGTGAAAAAAGTTTTCAGGGGCATCTGGACAGACCCTGTCATTGTCAGCTGTAGGAGGATTTAAGCAGAAAACCTGCATGATCAGACTGCATTTGATGAAGCCTCCTGGGGCTGAGGTGTGTGTAGACGGAACAGAGGGAGGAGAGGCAGGCCTGAGAGAAGCAATGGCAGGAGGCTGGTACAGTGTCCACATTTCCAGGGATGTGATCAGTGAAGGTGTGGGCTGAGGAGAGATTGTAGGAGGCAGCACCTGCAGACCAGGGTCTTCAGTCAGGACAAGACTTCAACAGTATTAATCCTGGCATGGGAGACCAAGAGACCAGCAGCAGGCACAGGGAGGAGAAGGCAGTTTGCCCATAGCTGGCCCTAGTGGGACGCTGGGGGACTGGCTGAGATGCAGCCCACCCTACCCAAGCAAATCGAGGTGATTCACAGGTCCCAGGAAGATGATTAACCCCCCAAAGGAGCCCAATGAGGAATgaagaaaagattttgttttgcatttttaatttacatttttcagagaTAACATATCTACATGGCCCAAGATCCAAAAGAAGGTTGTACAATGAAAAGTCTCACATCCCCTGCCCACTAGTGCTCAGTCCTCAATCTGAGGCGGACAGTACTACCACATTCTCAGGTAGCCACAGAGAGCCCATGCCTATACAAGCAAATATATAAACATCCAGAGAAGAGAATTGGCCTCTCTTTCTCCAGCTAAGGGGTTCTGTTTTCTTGTCTCTGAGACCTTCTGACCTTGTGTCCCACCTTTCTAAGGTAGGCAGCTACCCTAGGCCCAAAGACAGCATCCCTTCCAGTCCTATACAACTGTTCCCATACCTGTAACCTCCCTGCTCCACCAGCAGGgagggtgagagaaagagaaagagtgtgtgtgtgtgtgtgtgagagagagagagagagtgagagagtgtgATGGCTTAAGGAGGAAAGACTACAGGCTGTGGAGAGGTGCTGTGAAAGCTTGGAAGAGGCCAGTCTGAGGCTCAGCCCAGCCCTGATCTCCCCCACTAAAGTAGGCCAGGTCTCACCTGAAGTGAAATTCTTTTTCTAGAGCAGCTACCCATGTGTTAGGGGTGTTGAAATGAGACAGACTGGAGCCTATGCCCACGGTGTCCCCATGGATATGAGCTCTGACCAGTTTTCCTACACTAAATAGGAAGGTGATGGAGGCAGGGCTGGACTGAGGAATCTAAGATTCCAGTTTTGGGAACAAGTCGATGAGGAGTTTCCATTAACTGCTTAAGGCCCCTTTGACCCGTGATAGAAGGGAAGTTCCCTGGCCTGGCAAACAAGGATAGTAGTAAAGTGAATGAGGTAAAGTGAGTCATGCTGGGGACGGGGTTCAGGCATGATGAAGGACATGCATAAGGGCCCCACAGGAGCTGAGTTCAACGAGTAAATCAAGCCAAGGTAGCTGAGTTTGGAGCtgtcctttttcctcttcctcatcctcaaCCCCCAAAGGCCTCCAAGCTGTCTTTGAGAGTCAGATGAGACATCTGGTCCCTTCAGTTGTTTAGCCTTCCATCCCTGGGGAGAACCCCCACCATGACCTCAGAAGTCACTTTGTCATGGCACCTCCCCCATCACCTCTGGTCCCTGGTCCTCTTCCCTAGGCTGGTTCATCTTCTCCACAAAACTCCTCCTCCCTGGGATTTTCTGCCTGTGTCCTCAGGTTTCCCATTGTTCCACTGTACCTCCTGAGACTCAGTCCCATTACCTGTTGTTCTTGTCACAGGAAAGCAGGAAGCTAAAACTCCAAACCTCGGTTCTTgtgttctgaaaaaagaaaaaaaagaattgaaagtcCGACACCAAAAGCCAGGCAAAAGAACTTTATTATAAGCGAaagtaaagagaaagtgagatgaAAGTAAAGTGAAAGCAAAGTGAGGCTTAAGCAGAGCACTCTCAAGAGTGGGCCATCTCTAAGCAGAGAATGACAAAGGAGATAAGCTGTCTCCAaatttactagtt from Ictidomys tridecemlineatus isolate mIctTri1 chromosome 5, mIctTri1.hap1, whole genome shotgun sequence includes:
- the Dhrs1 gene encoding dehydrogenase/reductase SDR family member 1, whose product is MVTPMKGQVCVVTGASRGIGRGIALQLCRAGATVYITGRHMDTLRATAQEAQSLGGRCVPVVCDSSQESEVKSLFEQVDREQHGRLDVLVNNAYAGVQTILTTNKAFWEAPASIWDDMNNVGLRGHYLCSVYGARLMVPAGRGLIVVISSPGGLQYMFNVPYGVGKAACDRLAADCAHELRHHGVSYVSLWPGLVQTELLKDYMAEKGRSEDSLFKQFRPNFSSAESTEMSGKCVVALATDPNILSLSGKVLPSCDLARRYGLQDVDGRPIQDYFSLHSILSHVSRLSWLASYLPSFLRMPKWIITLYTSKF